One window of Papaver somniferum cultivar HN1 chromosome 9, ASM357369v1, whole genome shotgun sequence genomic DNA carries:
- the LOC113311041 gene encoding adenine/guanine permease AZG1-like has product MEIESAATPIQKPSLTNRLNSYVAETRVGKRFKLAERKTTFTTEIRAGTTTFLTTAYILAVNASILTDSGGTCSVSDCIPLCNIQEIPIRNCSGIDTTTGRQLNIINPDVSCKFPPINPGYTSCLERVRKDLIVATVVSSLIGCFIMGALANLPLALAPGMGTNAYFAYTVVGFHGSGTIPYKTALAAVFLEGLIFLGISAVGLRAKLAKLVPKPVRISSSAGIGLFLAFIGLQNNQGIGLVGYSSSTLVTLAACPRSSRASLAPVLSAVNGTVSLLQGGTVSGDIYCLNHRMESPTFWLGIVGFLIIAFCLVKNVKGAMIYGIVFVTAVSWFRNTGVTIFPNTDSGNSSFAYFKKVVDVHKIESTAGALSFKGMNKGYFWEALITFLYVDILDTTGTLYSMARFAGFSDINGDFEGQYFAFMSDAASIVVGSLLGTSPVTTFIESSTGIREGGRTGLTALTVSVCFFFAFFFTPLLASIPAWAVGPPLILVGVLMMKSVVEIEWNDMKQAIPAFITLLLMPLTYSIAYGLIGGIATYVVLNLFDWGEDLLRKLGILKKKEEVKRRDNVENEGVTNGNINHTDRDVKALEV; this is encoded by the coding sequence ATGGAGATTGAATCAGCAGCAACACCGATCCAAAAACCTTCATTAACAAATCGTTTAAACTCATATGTAGCAGAAACCCGAGTTGGTAAACGATTCAAACTAGcagaaagaaaaacaacattcaCAACAGAAATTCGTGCAGGAACAACAACTTTTCTAACTACGGCATACATATTAGCAGTAAACGCTAGTATTTTAACAGATTCAGGAGGAACTTGTTCAGTTTCAGATTGTATTCCGTTGTGTAATATTCAAGAAATACCCATCCGAAATTGTTCAGGTATTGATACTACAACAGGTAGAcaactcaacatcatcaacccaGACGTTTCATGTAAGTTCCCACCGATCAATCCAGGTTATACGTCTTGTTTAGAACGAGTCAGAAAAGATTTGATCGTTGCTACTGTGGTTTCATCACTGATTGGGTGTTTCATTATGGGTGCACTGGCTAATTTACCTTTAGCTTTAGCACCAGGGATGGGTACTAATGCTTACTTCGCGTATACTGTTGTTGGGTTTCATGGAAGTGGTACTATTCCTTACAAGACAGCTTTAGCAGCTGTTTTTCTCGAAGGTTTGATTTTTCTTGGTATTTCAGCAGTGGGTTTAAGAGCTAAACTGGCTAAACTCGTTCCTAAACCTGTTCGAATCAGTTCATCAGCTGGAATCGGTTTGTTTTTAGCCTTCATCGGGTTACAAAACAATCAAGGAATCGGTTTGGTTGGTTACAGTTCATCAACTCTGGTGACATTAGCAGCTTGCCCTAGAAGTTCTCGCGCTTCATTAGCACCCGTTTTATCGGCTGTGAATGGAACAGTTTCGTTACTACAAGGAGGTACCGTATCGGGTGATATTTACTGCTTAAATCATCGCATGGAAAGTCCGACTTTTTGGTTAGGTATCGTTGGTTTTCTCATCATTGCGTTTTGTTTAGTAAAAAACGTCAAAGGAGCAATGATTTACGGTATCGTTTTCGTAACGGCTGTTTCGTGGTTTCGTAACACCGGGGTTACCATTTTCCCAAACACCGATTCAGGTAACTCGTCTTTCGCGTATTTTAAGAAAGTAGTTGACGTCCATAAAATTGAAAGTACAGCAGGGGCATTAAGTTTTAAAGGTATGAACAAAGGGTATTTCTGGGAAGCTCTGATCACATTCTTATACGTTGATATTCTAGATACAACTGGGACCCTATATTCAATGGctagatttgctggtttttctgATATTAACGGTGATTTCGAAGGTCAATATTTCGCATTCATGTCTGATGCAGCATCGATAGTTGTAGGGTCATTGTTAGGTACATCTCCAGTGACAACATTTATAGAATCATCCACTGGTATTAGAGAAGGAGGAAGAACCGGGCTAACGGCGTTAACAGTTTCCGTTTGTTTTTTCTTTGCATTCTTTTTTACGCCATTATTAGCTTCAATACCAGCTTGGGCAGTAGGACCTCCATTGATTTTAGTTGGTGTTTTGATGATGAAATCAGTAGTTGAGATTGAATGGAATGATATGAAACAAGCTATACCAGCATTTATCACATTGCTCTTGATGCCACTGACTTATTCTATAGCTTACGGTCTCATTGGCGGCATTGCAACTTATGTTGTG